Proteins encoded within one genomic window of Halorussus salilacus:
- a CDS encoding phosphoribosyltransferase family protein, whose amino-acid sequence MNRAEKATLQLQAVAVLRMLKETRTYDELAEVTGLPAGDLNRYVNGHVLPSVDRAKAVVGGVGREELAAELEARIRVDEEGYVDNSEVVFDQAFLDLVAPVAAETFGFDRPDVVLTAATDGITLGAAMAEYFDARIAYAKKSKETAVEEFIESRQRLQSGIELTYYLPASAIGEGETVLVVDDLIRSGETQELLLDIVDRADGRVGGVFALIAAGEEGMKRAEGRTDAPVGALTTFEE is encoded by the coding sequence ATGAACCGCGCAGAGAAGGCGACCCTGCAACTGCAGGCGGTCGCCGTCCTCCGGATGCTGAAGGAGACGCGAACCTACGACGAACTCGCCGAGGTGACGGGCCTTCCCGCGGGCGACCTGAACCGGTACGTCAACGGCCACGTCCTGCCGAGCGTCGACCGCGCGAAGGCGGTCGTCGGCGGCGTCGGCCGCGAGGAACTCGCGGCCGAACTCGAAGCCCGGATTCGGGTGGACGAGGAGGGATACGTCGACAACTCCGAGGTCGTCTTCGACCAGGCCTTCCTCGACCTCGTCGCGCCGGTCGCCGCCGAGACGTTCGGATTCGACCGGCCGGACGTGGTGTTGACCGCCGCCACCGACGGCATCACCCTCGGCGCGGCGATGGCGGAGTACTTCGACGCCCGCATCGCGTACGCCAAGAAGTCCAAGGAGACCGCGGTCGAGGAGTTCATCGAGTCGCGCCAGCGCCTCCAGTCGGGCATCGAGTTGACGTACTACCTGCCCGCCTCCGCCATCGGCGAGGGCGAGACGGTGCTGGTCGTCGACGACCTCATCCGGTCGGGCGAGACCCAGGAGTTGCTTCTGGACATCGTCGACCGGGCCGACGGCCGCGTCGGCGGCGTGTTCGCGCTCATCGCGGCGGGCGAGGAGGGCATGAAGCGCGCGGAGGGACGGACCGACGCGCCGGTCGGCGCGCTGACCACCTTCGAGGAGTGA
- the pyrE gene encoding orotate phosphoribosyltransferase, which translates to MANEELIAALQDADAVRYGDFELSHGGTSDYYVDKYLFETDPDCLQLIAEAFAERVGETKLAGVALGGVPLVAVTSVETGNPYVVARKQKKEYGTANLVEGRLDEGEEVVVLEDIATTGQSAADAVEALREAGATVNRVLVVVDREEGATENLAKYDVELESLLTASDLLDAE; encoded by the coding sequence ATGGCGAACGAGGAACTCATCGCGGCGCTTCAGGACGCCGACGCGGTCAGGTACGGCGATTTCGAGCTCTCGCACGGCGGCACCAGCGACTACTACGTCGACAAGTACCTCTTCGAGACCGACCCCGACTGCCTCCAGTTGATCGCCGAGGCGTTCGCAGAACGCGTCGGCGAGACGAAGTTGGCGGGCGTCGCGCTCGGCGGCGTCCCCCTCGTCGCGGTCACGAGCGTCGAGACCGGCAACCCCTACGTCGTCGCGCGCAAGCAGAAGAAGGAGTACGGCACCGCCAACCTCGTCGAGGGACGACTCGACGAGGGCGAGGAGGTCGTCGTCCTCGAAGACATCGCCACGACCGGCCAGAGCGCTGCGGATGCGGTGGAGGCCCTGCGCGAGGCGGGCGCGACCGTGAACCGCGTTCTCGTGGTCGTGGACCGCGAGGAGGGCGCGACCGAGAACCTCGCGAAGTACGACGTGGAACTCGAATCGCTACTGACCGCCTCGGACCTGCTGGACGCCGAGTAG
- a CDS encoding inorganic phosphate transporter, with protein sequence MVEFLLVLGVLVAMFVAYNIGGATTGPAFGPAVGADAVSKTSAAALMGLFFFLGAWTIGRNVVTKLGTELVIDPGVFTLESSIAVLFFIGIALFVGNVFGVPASTSMTAVGAIAGLGLAGGALDLAVMGEIVTWWVVSPIIGFWVSLIIGRYFYARLNRMVAIERSPGPLLAVDRSGALPVPRLHRTTNRRELVGTITVVGIGCLMAFSSGTSNIANAVAPLVGSGNLAMNPAILLGCVAVAIGAFTIARRTLETMGSDITELPLTAAIVVATVSSTLVVFLSLLGIPASFVIIATTSIIGLGWGRATRPMTLPEAVSSEDASSVSVNALASDEEGEELPPIGEEDPEDLPQAGALFDPATTARVVLMQNVVPAIATLGAYLTFRFVPIFGF encoded by the coding sequence ATGGTCGAGTTCCTGCTCGTCCTCGGCGTCCTCGTCGCGATGTTCGTCGCGTACAACATCGGTGGTGCGACGACTGGTCCGGCGTTCGGCCCGGCCGTCGGCGCGGACGCGGTCTCGAAGACCAGCGCCGCGGCGTTGATGGGTCTGTTCTTCTTCCTCGGTGCTTGGACCATCGGCCGGAACGTCGTGACGAAACTCGGAACCGAACTCGTCATCGACCCCGGCGTGTTCACGCTCGAATCGTCTATCGCGGTGCTGTTCTTTATCGGAATCGCGCTGTTCGTGGGCAACGTCTTCGGCGTGCCCGCCTCGACTTCGATGACGGCCGTCGGGGCCATCGCGGGTCTCGGACTCGCTGGCGGTGCTCTGGACCTCGCCGTCATGGGCGAAATCGTCACTTGGTGGGTCGTCTCGCCGATTATCGGCTTCTGGGTTTCGCTGATCATCGGCCGGTACTTCTACGCGCGACTCAACCGCATGGTCGCCATCGAGCGCAGTCCCGGCCCGTTGCTCGCCGTCGACCGTTCGGGTGCGCTACCGGTCCCGCGCCTCCACCGGACGACCAACCGCCGGGAACTGGTCGGGACGATAACCGTCGTCGGAATCGGCTGTCTGATGGCGTTCAGCTCCGGGACTTCCAACATCGCCAACGCGGTCGCGCCCCTGGTCGGAAGCGGGAATCTGGCGATGAACCCGGCGATTCTCCTCGGGTGTGTCGCCGTCGCAATCGGCGCGTTCACCATCGCCCGCCGGACCCTAGAAACGATGGGGAGCGATATCACGGAACTGCCGCTGACGGCCGCGATAGTCGTGGCCACGGTGAGTTCCACTCTCGTCGTCTTCCTCTCGCTCCTCGGCATTCCCGCGAGTTTCGTCATCATCGCGACGACCTCCATCATCGGACTCGGATGGGGTCGGGCGACCCGGCCGATGACCCTCCCCGAGGCCGTCTCCTCCGAGGATGCTTCGTCGGTCTCGGTCAACGCGCTCGCCTCCGACGAGGAGGGCGAAGAACTCCCGCCCATCGGCGAGGAGGACCCCGAAGACCTCCCGCAGGCGGGGGCGCTGTTCGACCCCGCGACGACCGCCAGGGTCGTCCTCATGCAGAACGTCGTTCCGGCGATAGCGACGCTCGGAGCCTATCTCACCTTCAGATTCGTCCCGATATTCGGATTCTGA
- a CDS encoding CDP-2,3-bis-(O-geranylgeranyl)-sn-glycerol synthase — protein sequence MSLFETVAVALWAMLPAYVPNNAAVLAGGGRPIDGGRTWRGRRLLGDGKTWRGTAVGVLAGAALAGVLNAVGPAVSSALGVDLPTFPLAAGFALAAGAMLGDIAASFLKRRTGRERGAAFPGLDQLDFVVFALLLTFLSAPEWFGSVFTLEVLAVVVVVTPLLHVGTNAIAYALGLKDEPW from the coding sequence ATGAGCCTCTTCGAGACGGTCGCGGTTGCGCTGTGGGCGATGCTCCCGGCCTACGTGCCGAACAACGCCGCGGTGCTGGCGGGCGGCGGTCGCCCGATAGACGGCGGCCGGACGTGGCGTGGTCGGCGGCTCCTTGGCGACGGCAAGACGTGGCGCGGTACCGCGGTCGGCGTCCTCGCTGGCGCGGCGCTGGCGGGCGTCCTGAACGCGGTCGGTCCCGCAGTTTCGTCGGCGCTGGGCGTCGACCTGCCGACCTTCCCCCTCGCCGCCGGGTTCGCGCTCGCGGCGGGGGCCATGCTGGGCGACATCGCCGCCTCGTTCCTCAAGCGCCGGACGGGGCGCGAGCGCGGCGCGGCGTTCCCCGGCCTCGACCAGCTCGACTTCGTGGTCTTCGCGCTCCTGCTGACGTTTCTGTCAGCGCCCGAGTGGTTCGGGTCGGTGTTCACGCTGGAGGTGCTGGCAGTCGTGGTCGTGGTGACGCCGCTTCTGCACGTCGGGACGAACGCCATCGCGTACGCGCTGGGGCTGAAGGACGAGCCGTGGTGA
- a CDS encoding proline dehydrogenase family protein: MIPPIASRFVAGESPAEALDHVRELNDRDVKAILNLLGEHYDDRGPADEDAEAYLRLVDDIEGADLDACISVKPSQIGLDAGTEVFRENVERIADYAAARDVFVWIDMEDHTTTDATLDAYEELARRHEGGVGVCVQANLRRTADDLERLADVPGKVRLVKGAYDEPESVAITEKAAVDDAYEEYLEYMFEHFEGGIAVGSHDPKMISRAKELHDEYGTDFEVQMLMGVREDAQFDLADEYEVWQYVPYGGKWLSYFYRRVMERKENLLFALRAVLGR; encoded by the coding sequence ATGATACCGCCCATCGCCAGTCGGTTCGTGGCCGGGGAGTCGCCAGCCGAGGCGCTCGACCACGTTCGCGAACTCAACGACCGGGACGTCAAGGCCATCCTGAACCTGCTCGGCGAGCACTACGACGACCGCGGCCCCGCCGACGAGGACGCCGAGGCGTACCTCCGGCTCGTCGACGACATCGAGGGCGCCGACCTCGACGCCTGCATCTCGGTGAAGCCCTCCCAGATCGGCCTCGACGCGGGGACCGAGGTGTTCCGCGAGAACGTCGAGCGCATCGCCGACTACGCCGCCGCCCGCGACGTGTTCGTCTGGATCGACATGGAGGACCACACGACCACCGACGCGACCCTCGACGCCTACGAGGAACTCGCGCGCAGACACGAGGGCGGGGTCGGCGTCTGCGTGCAGGCGAACCTCCGGCGGACCGCCGACGACCTGGAGCGACTCGCCGACGTGCCGGGGAAGGTGCGGCTCGTGAAGGGCGCGTACGACGAACCCGAGTCGGTCGCCATCACGGAGAAGGCGGCGGTCGACGACGCCTACGAGGAGTACCTCGAATACATGTTCGAGCACTTCGAGGGGGGAATCGCGGTCGGGAGCCACGACCCGAAGATGATTTCGCGCGCGAAGGAACTCCACGACGAGTACGGCACCGACTTCGAGGTCCAGATGCTGATGGGCGTCCGAGAGGACGCCCAGTTCGACCTCGCCGACGAGTACGAGGTGTGGCAGTACGTCCCCTACGGCGGCAAGTGGCTGTCGTACTTCTACCGGCGGGTGATGGAGCGCAAGGAGAACCTCCTGTTCGCGCTGCGGGCCGTGCTGGGTCGGTAG
- a CDS encoding DUF502 domain-containing protein produces the protein MSSWKRDAASGLIVLLPIIVTLYIVHWLYRLIAQVPLPGVETEAYQVMLTIVVFGMLVLSVGYMMRTAVGSLFEGAIDGMMNRVPGLRVIYNASKMAAETALSDTTDLQAPVKVEAWNGMRMTAFKTGKRTDDGKELLFLPTAPNITTGFVVEMDPADFEETDETVEDALTRVLSAGFGENSESGIPIDVQDERESGTGTESPPPQ, from the coding sequence ATGTCCTCCTGGAAACGGGACGCGGCGAGCGGCCTCATCGTCCTCCTCCCGATAATCGTCACGCTCTACATCGTCCACTGGCTGTACAGGCTCATCGCGCAGGTCCCGCTGCCCGGCGTCGAGACCGAAGCCTATCAGGTCATGCTCACCATCGTCGTGTTCGGGATGCTGGTGCTCAGCGTCGGCTACATGATGCGGACCGCGGTCGGGTCGCTGTTCGAGGGTGCCATCGACGGCATGATGAACCGGGTCCCGGGCCTGCGGGTGATCTACAACGCCTCGAAGATGGCGGCCGAGACCGCCCTGTCGGACACCACCGACCTCCAGGCCCCGGTCAAGGTCGAGGCCTGGAACGGCATGCGGATGACCGCGTTCAAGACCGGCAAGCGGACCGACGACGGCAAGGAACTGCTCTTCCTGCCGACCGCACCCAACATCACGACCGGCTTCGTCGTCGAGATGGACCCGGCCGACTTCGAGGAGACCGACGAGACCGTCGAGGACGCGCTGACGCGCGTCCTGAGCGCCGGATTCGGCGAGAACAGCGAGTCGGGCATCCCCATCGACGTGCAGGACGAACGGGAGTCGGGGACCGGAACGGAGTCGCCGCCGCCGCAGTAA
- a CDS encoding branched-chain amino acid transaminase: MSFDEMDVDTIWMDGEFVDWDEAQIHVLTHGLHYGTGVFEGVRAYDTENGPAIFRWEEHLERLYDSCKPYDLEIDHDPEELTAATKRLIAEQDLASCYIRPIVFYGYDSLGVSPGDNPTRTAIAAWPWGAYLGDDALENGVEVMVSSWRKHASSQIPTNAKTTGLYVNSMLAGEEARRNGYAEAIVLNKEGNVAEGPGENIFLVRDDEIYTPGLAESILDGITRDTVITLAEELGYTVHENATISRGELNTADELFFSGSAAEVTPIRQVDNVEIGNGGRGPVTEEIQSAFFDLVERRTDDHDEWFTYVEE; the protein is encoded by the coding sequence ATGAGCTTCGACGAGATGGACGTGGACACGATCTGGATGGACGGCGAGTTCGTCGACTGGGACGAGGCCCAGATCCACGTCCTCACGCACGGACTGCACTACGGGACGGGCGTCTTCGAGGGCGTGCGCGCCTACGACACCGAGAACGGACCGGCTATCTTCCGGTGGGAGGAGCACCTCGAACGGCTGTACGACTCGTGCAAGCCCTACGACCTCGAAATCGACCACGACCCCGAGGAACTCACCGCGGCGACCAAGCGGCTCATCGCCGAGCAGGACCTCGCGTCGTGTTACATCCGGCCCATCGTCTTCTACGGCTACGACAGCCTCGGGGTCAGCCCGGGCGACAACCCCACTCGAACCGCCATCGCGGCGTGGCCGTGGGGCGCGTATCTGGGCGACGACGCGCTCGAAAACGGCGTCGAAGTGATGGTGTCGTCGTGGCGCAAGCACGCCTCCAGCCAGATTCCGACCAACGCCAAGACGACTGGCCTGTACGTCAACAGCATGCTCGCGGGCGAGGAGGCCCGCCGGAACGGCTACGCCGAGGCCATCGTCCTCAACAAGGAGGGCAACGTCGCCGAGGGACCGGGCGAGAACATCTTCCTCGTCCGCGACGACGAGATCTACACCCCCGGGCTCGCCGAGAGCATCCTCGACGGCATCACCCGCGACACCGTCATCACGCTCGCGGAGGAACTGGGCTACACGGTCCACGAGAACGCGACCATCTCGCGGGGCGAACTCAACACCGCCGACGAGCTGTTCTTCAGCGGGTCGGCCGCGGAGGTCACGCCCATCCGGCAGGTCGACAACGTCGAGATCGGAAACGGCGGGCGCGGTCCCGTCACCGAGGAGATACAGTCGGCGTTCTTCGACCTCGTGGAACGGCGCACCGACGACCACGACGAGTGGTTCACCTACGTCGAGGAGTAG
- the ribB gene encoding 3,4-dihydroxy-2-butanone-4-phosphate synthase yields MSQAAAGVEAAIEAFREGEPVLVHDAADREGETDLVYPASAVTPEAVSRLRNDAGGLVCVALSDAVADAFDLPFLGDALDHPASEAHELGYDERSSFSLPVNHRDTYTGITDEDRALTITKLAEAAREAQRASEGASGETASDPESVEFAAEFRSPGHVHLLRAAPNLLADREGHTELGIALAAAADREPAVVVCEMLDDETGEALAPEDAQAYAERYGLAYLEGSDVVEALG; encoded by the coding sequence ATGAGTCAGGCCGCCGCGGGCGTCGAGGCCGCCATCGAGGCGTTCCGCGAGGGCGAACCGGTCCTCGTCCACGACGCCGCCGACCGCGAGGGCGAGACCGACCTCGTCTATCCCGCGAGCGCGGTGACGCCGGAAGCCGTCTCGCGCCTGCGCAACGACGCAGGCGGGCTCGTCTGCGTCGCGCTCTCGGACGCGGTCGCAGACGCGTTCGACCTGCCGTTCCTCGGCGACGCGCTCGACCACCCCGCGAGCGAGGCCCACGAACTGGGCTACGACGAGCGCTCGTCGTTCTCGCTCCCGGTCAACCACCGCGATACCTACACCGGAATCACCGACGAGGACCGCGCGCTGACCATCACGAAGTTGGCCGAGGCCGCGCGCGAGGCCCAACGCGCCTCGGAAGGAGCGAGCGGTGAAACCGCGAGCGACCCCGAGTCCGTCGAGTTCGCCGCGGAGTTCCGGTCGCCGGGCCACGTCCACCTCCTGCGGGCCGCCCCGAATCTGCTGGCCGACCGCGAGGGCCACACCGAACTCGGAATCGCGCTCGCGGCGGCCGCGGACCGCGAGCCCGCGGTCGTGGTCTGCGAGATGCTCGACGACGAGACCGGCGAGGCGCTCGCGCCCGAGGACGCGCAGGCCTACGCCGAGCGCTACGGGCTGGCGTATCTGGAGGGGTCGGACGTGGTGGAGGCGCTGGGGTAG
- a CDS encoding CTP-dependent riboflavin kinase — MSATRPRAVGYDELAALKLLALDGGLEGEVKVSCSALAENLDASNQTASRRLQRLDDAGLVEREMVSDGQWISVTDDGEWALKREYEDYRRIFETPAGVDLTGTVTSGMGEGRHYISLPGYMAQFEDRLGYEPFPGTLNVELTAESVRARSAMEALDPVPIDGWEDDDRTYGPAVCYPAVVETQDGEVYERAHTIAPERTHHDDDQLEVIAPDKLREELGLADGDHVTVHVEEGP, encoded by the coding sequence ATGTCAGCAACACGGCCGCGCGCGGTGGGGTACGACGAACTCGCGGCGCTGAAGCTTCTCGCGCTCGACGGGGGGCTGGAGGGGGAGGTCAAGGTCTCGTGTTCGGCCCTCGCGGAGAACCTCGACGCCTCGAATCAGACCGCCTCGCGTCGGCTCCAGCGGCTCGACGACGCGGGGCTCGTCGAGCGCGAGATGGTCAGCGACGGCCAGTGGATCTCGGTCACCGACGACGGCGAGTGGGCCCTCAAACGCGAGTACGAGGACTACCGGCGCATCTTCGAGACGCCCGCCGGGGTGGACCTGACGGGCACCGTCACCAGCGGGATGGGCGAGGGCCGCCACTACATCTCCCTGCCGGGGTACATGGCGCAGTTCGAGGACCGGCTCGGCTACGAGCCGTTCCCCGGCACGCTCAACGTCGAACTCACCGCCGAGAGCGTCCGCGCCCGGTCGGCGATGGAGGCGCTCGACCCCGTGCCCATCGACGGGTGGGAGGACGACGACCGGACCTACGGGCCCGCGGTGTGCTACCCCGCAGTCGTGGAGACGCAGGACGGCGAGGTGTACGAGCGAGCCCACACCATCGCGCCCGAACGGACCCACCACGACGACGACCAGCTGGAGGTCATCGCGCCCGACAAGCTCCGCGAGGAGCTGGGGCTGGCCGACGGCGACCACGTCACCGTCCACGTCGAGGAGGGACCATGA
- a CDS encoding ArsR family transcriptional regulator — MSDSSSASNTGPFEEQRRIFDLLSQETRHLIIQFVLGHPEHLVSLDELDYMIPKSKAAIGDQLDNLIEAGILDLYRYEPSEDKRDLPSKFYGLTERGVEILYEYKYLRGVPVARGLYENTRKSEQIERHENAPRPELPDAVREALSME; from the coding sequence ATGAGCGATAGCTCGTCGGCCAGTAACACCGGGCCGTTCGAGGAGCAACGGCGAATCTTCGACCTGCTCTCGCAGGAGACGCGCCACCTCATCATCCAGTTCGTGCTCGGACACCCGGAACACCTCGTGTCGCTCGACGAGCTGGACTACATGATTCCGAAGAGCAAAGCCGCAATCGGCGACCAGCTCGACAATCTCATCGAGGCGGGAATTTTGGACCTGTATCGCTACGAGCCGAGCGAGGACAAGCGGGACCTGCCTTCGAAGTTCTACGGACTCACCGAGCGCGGTGTCGAGATTCTCTACGAATACAAGTACCTTCGCGGCGTGCCAGTCGCGCGAGGACTGTACGAGAACACCCGCAAGTCGGAGCAAATCGAGCGACACGAGAACGCACCACGGCCCGAACTCCCCGACGCGGTTCGAGAGGCCCTCTCGATGGAATAG